In the genome of Colletotrichum lupini chromosome 8, complete sequence, one region contains:
- a CDS encoding radical SAM superfamily protein yields MSMLRRTITRRHDVFRRSTAGAGRYLHLAPPFLLDDYTPRYMALTSIDESKKRSKAYAHLSKCNLCPRLCGVNRFETTGMCLIGNDTKVNVIAPHFGEEPCVQGHNGSGAVFFSGCNLRCVFCQNHDIAHQRNGQDLTPEELGEWYVKLQQIGRVHNINLITPEHVVPQVVLSILHAKELGLRVPIIYNTSSFDSLASLELLDGLVDIYLPDFKVWESATSKRLLKADDYAATARESIKAMHNQVGDLCFTGDGIAKSGLLVRHLVMPGKEQEGYRIMQFLAEEVSRDCFVNIMEQYHPDAHVGKSKRRNKKSTDTQDDEVRYSEINRAVSGDEVSSVRKAAEAAGLWRFCDPPRHDGFNI; encoded by the exons ATGAGCATGTTGAGACGAACCATCACACGGAGACACGACGTCTTTCGCCGGAGCACGGCGGGCGCTGGCCGCTACCTACACCTTGCGCCCCCGTTCCTCCTAGACGATTACACGCCCCGTTACATGGCATTGACCTCCATCGATGAATCCAAAAAGCGATCAAAGGCCTACGCCCATCTCTCCAAGTGCAACCTCTGTCCGCGACTTTGCGGTGTCAATCGTTTCGAGACGACTGGAATGTGTCTGATTGGCAATGACACCAAGGTCAACGTGATTGCTCCGCATTTTGGTGAAG AACCTTGCGTCCAAGGGCACAATGGCAGTGGCGCCGTGTTCTTCTCGGGTTGCAATCTGCGTTGCGTATTCTGCCAAAATCATGACATTGCACATCAGCGTAACGGTCAAGACTTGACACCCGAGGAGCTGGGTGAATGGTACGTCAAGCTACAGCAGATCGGCCGAGTTCATAACATCAACCTCATCACTCCGGAGCATGTTGTGCCCCAGGTTGTCCTCAGTATATTGCATGCGAAGGAGCTGGGCCTGCGAGTGCCAATCATCTACAATACCTCCAGCTTTGATTCGTTAGCGTCCTTGGAGCTACTTGATGGCTTGGTAGACATCTATTTACCTGACTTCAAGGTATGGGAGTCGGCGACATCCAAGCGGTTGCTCAAGGCAGACGACTATGCCGCCACAGCTCGCGAGAGCATCAAAGCAATGCACAATCAGGTCGGTGACCTGTGCTTTACTGGAGATGGCATCGCCAAGAGCGGCCTTCTAGTTCGCCATCTTGTCATGCCCGGAAAGGAACAAGAGGGATATCGCATAATGCAGTTCTTGGCAGAGGAAGTTTCCAGAGATTGCTTCGTCAACATTATGGAGCAGTACCACCCAGACGCGCACGTTGGCAAGTCTAAGAGACGCAACAAAAAGAGCACCGACACCCAGGACGACGAGGTCCGCTATAGCGAAATCAACCGAGCCGTATCAGGAGACGAGGTGTCCTCGGTCCGAAAGGCTGCGGAAGCGGCTGGTCTTTGGCGGTTCTGCGATCCTCCTCGGCACGACGGCTTCAACATCTGA
- a CDS encoding GMC oxidoreductase, translating into MMNSTLALLLFLSWVLLPISNALHITDETIDKFLLEEYEYIVVGGGLSGLVVANRLSEDKNTTVLVIESGELDGRESRVIAPGYIGLTPPSPYGKSVTTAPQTFLDGKTRGISQGRVIGGGSVTNGMCWTRGSAADFDAWEELGNRGWGWKSLLPYFKKVETYTTNIDQNTQDRLNIHPDMSVHGTEGPINVAYPEYFYNSSGTVLSSSSLFHYSDFLTDHVIHGLSEMGIHLSGDLNTGDPTGAMMVPSSMSPTNQTRSDARTGYFDPAISRSNLHVVTGQTATRLIVGLPSSLAKEGTRRRVIGVDFSSEPLGINRTITTKREVILAAGAIQSPTLLQVSGIGPRKVLESLNISVQIDLPGVGNNFQDHPMAQFEFDYSNSSIFTSRDLTGAAFDNALTTFVTNHTGPLTAPLINTVAFPSLQYHASEWKLLLQHATNQSSFTFLPLDTPPTVQSGYTRQKSLVLAHLARPDVGAYELLAASWGQMSIANQKPLSRGTVCPRSASIFDGPVVDPRYCADPLDCKIIRLGLQLIQRLMRTEAMTPLQPVVEDPRLNSTDETELMAALKPLVGTEYHPSGTTSMMPLELGGVVDAELMVYGTCNLRVVDAGIMPLVPGAHIQAAVYAVAEKAADIIKTAAGGPDLCPFGRPEWPPV; encoded by the exons ATGATGAATTCGACGTTGGCGTTGCTGCTATTCTTATCTTGGGTGTTGCTTCCCATTTCGAACGCCCTACACATCACCGACGAGACTATCGACAAGTTCCTCCTCGAAGAGTATGAGTACATCGTCGTCGGCGGTGGCCTCTCAGGCTTGGTCGTCGCCAACCGTCTGAGCGAGGATAAAAACA CGACTGTCCTCGTGATCGAGTCTGGCGAGCTCGACGGACGGGAGAGCAGGGTCATCGCGCCCGGCTACATCGGCCTCACACCGCCCTCGCCATACGGCAAGAGCGTCACGACGGCTCCTCAGACGTTTCTCGATGGCAAGACGCGCGGGATCAGCCAGGGCAGAGTCATTGGCGGCGGTTCCGTCACGAATGGCATGTGCTGGACCAGAGGATCGGCAGCGGACTTTGATGCTTGGGAAGAGCTGGGAAATCGAGGATGGGGATGGAAGAGCCTTCTTCCCTACTTCAAGAAG GTTGAGACGTATACCACAAATATTGATCAAAATACCCAGGACCGCCTCAACATTCACCCGGATATGTCGGTTCATGGCACAGAAGGACCCATCAATGTCGCTTACCCTGAATACTTCTATAACTCGTCGGGTACAGTCCTCTCATCATCCAGTCTGTTTCATTATTCTGACTTTCTCACAGATCATGTCATTCACGGGCTGTCAGAGATGGGCATCCACCTCTCGGGCGACCTTAACACGGGCGACCCGACAGGAGCCATGATGGTCCCGTCCAGCATGTCTCCTACCAACCAGACCCGCTCCGATGCAAGAACAGGTTACTTCGATCCGGCCATCTCGCGTTCGAACCTGCACGTCGTTACCGGGCAGACCGCGACGCGTCTCATTGTGGGCTTGCCCAGCTCGCTCGCCAAGGAGGGAACCCGTCGTCGAGTCATTGGGGTTGAT TTCTCATCTGAGCCCCTTGGCATCAACAGAACAATCACTACCAAAAGGGAGGTCATCTTGGCTGCCGGCGCGATTCAATCGCCCACGCTGCTTCAGGTTTCGGGCATTGGTCCCCGCAAAGTCTTGGAGTCATTGAATATCTCTGTACAGATCGACCTGCCAGGTGTCGGAAACAACTTTCAGGATCATCCCATGGCCCAATTTGAATTCGACT ACTCCAACTCATCCATTTTCACTTCTCGCGACCTCACCGGCGCCGCCTTCGACAATGCACTCACCACCTTTGTCACAAACCACACCG GCCCTTTGACTGCTCCCTTGATCAACACAGTCGCCTTCCCAAGCCTCCAATACCACGCATCCGAATGGAAACTCCTCCTCCAGCACGCCACAAACCAATCCTCCTTCACCTTCCTCCCGCTCGACACCCCGCCAACGGTACAATCCGGCTACACCCGCCAAAAGAGCCTCGTCCTCGCCCACTTAGCCCGCCCGGACGTCGGCGCCTACGAGCTCCTCGCCGCCTCCTGGGGCCAAATGTCCATCGCCAACCAGAAGCCCCTATCTCGCGGCACCGTCTGCCCCCGCTCAGCCTCAATCTTTGACGGACCCGTGGTTGACCCTCGTTATTGCGCCGACCCTCTCGACTGCAAAATCATCCGTCTCGGCCTACAACTCATCCAACGCCTCATGCGCACGGAGGCAATGACGCCTCTCCAGCCCGTCGTGGAGGATCCGCGTTTGAACTCGACGGACGAGACGGAGCTCATGGCGGCGCTGAAGCCGCTCGTCGGCACTGAGTATCACCCCAGCGGTACGACGAGCATGATGCCGCTGGAGCTGGGCGGGGTCGTGGACGCGGAGCTGATGGTGTACGGGACGTGCAACCTGCGGGTTGTCGATGCCGGGATCATGCCGCTCGTTCCGGGGGCGCATATTCAGGCTGCTGTGTATGCTGTTGCTGAGAAGGCTGCGGATATCATCAAGACTGCTGCGGGCGGACCGGACTTGTGTCCTTTTGGTCGGCCGGAGTGGCCGCCTGTGTAA
- a CDS encoding ATPase gives MSSQDKIHFGPFEVTSQVFYKTAHSFALVNLKPLLPGHVLVCPLQAHKRLTDLQPAEVTDLFTTTQLIQKMLARRYFSNATSRSEPAAPEAGSFNIAVQDGADAGQTVSHVHVHIIPRVPGETGKAGEGPRDEIYEQMSAEDGNVGGALWDAELGRRPEAGGKFARIEDAMRKARSMEEMVAEADSYRELLKDMGASTPITSLSDDDVLEPIAQAPEKTNDRVEVAPTRNVPPPARPQSLASSLLQDTPSIFKSSRTFNLTTCNGTTTTIKQRKPTANASYESIIAARSKTKEGKAKRAYYGIAINELIDKAKSEASEPRPKRKESDVPVRSVEPTHIGKSQKKTLLWTEKYRAKNFLDLCGDDGTNRMVLRWLKRWDPIVFPGIAKKAPIVRRPGAKQVQEEEKPHKKILMLTGPPGLGKTTLAHVCARQAGYEVMEINASDDRSRDVVKNRIRTSLGTESVKTVENVKSKDGEVQQKVAKPACVIVDEVDGVVGGSGASGEGGFVKALIDLVLIDQKNSAGGSDSSYSKKKKKGDDFRLLRPLILICNDVYHPSLRPLRQSGMAEVIHVGKPGIDAVVTRLKTVFDKEGIPCEKDAARKVCEAAWGMTSGIDAKRGAESGAEGDLRGVMVVGEWVAGRFRAAAGFNERLTRQWLDQNVMHDLTEGAGGARGLGRGSAKDIVSRVFQEGGGFPKQALDTSQNFKNQHEQPKAQLGFAEYHKKNAMERLRHMIDTSGEVERVMTDVFLEYPNREFNDDSFLSKPNAAYDWMNFLDTCSSRTFGSQEWELAPYLSQPILACHSLFASSKRHQVNKGYDRKWGATEEDSEPPVPFSGPRADYAAFEAQKQNRAMLQAIQAQLTPTLGRSFRSAEDISTEFMPYLVRMVSPDVKPVVIGGSGISTASVRKETEKIMVKRAAEIMAEVGIEMQKGKIETDSLVNRGPQWVYRMEPDLDALAVYETAGNLVLSSQAPTRYAVRQVLDQELQKTIILREAAARQARFKVGGPLGGAEDTPSQQQQRADKENMIKEQERILASSVKKDFFGRVIPARPLGEMDGNAKRKKTHDHHEGGKSDNKVWVTYHEGLNNAVRKPISLLEFMKGL, from the exons ATGAGCTCTCAAGATAAGATTCATTTCGGGCCGTTTGAGGTCACCAGCCAG GTCTTCTACAAGACGGCGCACTCCTTCGCCCTGGTCAACCTCAAGCCCCTCCTCCCAGGACACGTCCTCGTCTGCCCCCTCCAGGCTCACAAACGCCTCACGGATCTCCAGCCCGCTGAGGTGACGGACCTCTTCACGACGACACAGCTCATCCAAAAGATGCTGGCGCGTCGCTACTTCTCCAACGCCACGTCCAGATCAGAACCGGCGGCGCCGGAGGCCGGATCGTTTAACATTGCGGTCCAGGACGGCGCCGACGCGGGGCAGACGGTGTCGCACGTCCACGTTCACATCATCCCGCGCGTCCCCGGTGAGACGGGCAAGGCTGGGGAAGGGCCGAGAGATGAGATTTATGAGCAGATGTCTGCTGAAGATGGCAATGTTGGTGGCGCATTGTGGGATGCGGAGTTAGGGAGGAGGCCGGAGGCGGGAGGGAAGTTTGCGAGGATTGAGGATGCGATGAGGAAGGCGAGGAGTATGGAGGAGATGGTGGCTGAAGCGGACTCGTATCGGGAATTATTGAAGGATATGGGAGCTTCGA CGCCCATAACCTCCCTATCGGACGACGATGTCCTCGAGCCGATAGCCCAAGCACCTGAAAAGACGAACGACCGTGTTGAAGTTGCGCCTACACGAAATGTCCCTCCTCCTGCCCGACCTCAAAGCCTTGCATCATCATTACTCCAGGACACGCCATCGATCTTCAAGTCTTCGAGGACCTTCAATCTCACTACCTGTAACGGGACAACTACCACAATCAAGCAACGAAAGCCGACAGCCAACGCATCATACGAAAGCATCATTGCGGCGCGGTCCAAGACAAAGGAGGGAAAAGCTAAGCGCGCATACTACGGCATAGCTATCAATGAGCTCATCGACAAGGCCAAGAGCGAAGCTTCAGAACCACGCCCAAAGAGAAAGGAAAGTGATGTCCCAGTGCGGTCAGTCGAGCCGACACACATTGGCAAATCTCAAAAGAAGACCCTCCTGTGGACCGAAAAATACAGGGCGAAGAACTTTCTGGATCTTTGCGGTGACGATGGTACAAATCGTATGGTCCTGCGCTGGCTGAAGCGGTGGGACCCAATCGTATTCCCCGGCATTGCGAAGAAGGCCCCGATCGTACGAAGGCCAGGCGCGAAACAGGTCCAAGAGGAAGAGAAGCCGCACAAGAAGATTCTCATGCTGACGGGACCACCGGGTCTCGGCAAGACGACTCTGGCTCACGTCTGTGCGAGACAAGCGGGGTACGAAGTGATGGAGATCAACGCCAGCGACGACCGCAGCCGAGACGTCGTCAAGAACCGGATACGAACGTCCCTAGGGACCGAGAGTGTCAAGACTGTCGAGAACGTCAAGTCCAAAGATGGAGAGGTACAGCAAAAGGTTGCCAAACCGGCCTGTGTCATTGTTGATGAGGTCGACGGTGTCGTGGGTGGATCCGGCGCTTCAGGGGAGGGTGGTTTCGTTAAGGCTTTGATTGACCTCGTGCTCATCGATCAAAAGAATAGTGCTGGCGGATCCGATTCCTCGTACtccaagaaaaagaaaaagggggaTGACTTTCGCCTCCTGCGCCCCCTTATTCTCATCTGCAACGATGTCTACCACCCCTCTCTCAGGCCTCTTCGGCAGTCCGGAATGGCGGAGGTAATCCATGTCGGAAAGCCAGGCATCGATGCTGTTGTTACACGCCTCAAAACCGTATTCGACAAGGAGGGCATCCCCTGTGAGAAGGACGCAGCACGCAAGGTTTGTGAAGCCGCTTGGGGTATGACGAGCGGCATCGATGCAAAGCGTGGCGCGGAGAGCGGAGCTGAGGGCGATCTTCGAGGAGTCATGGTCGTTGGCGAATGGGTTGCCGGGCGCTTCAGGGCTGCCGCCGGCTTCAATGAGCGCTTGACAAGGCAATGGCTAGACCAAAACGTGATGCACGACCTTACAGAAGGCGCTGGAGGAGCTAGAGGGCTCGGGAGAGGGAGTGCAAAGGACATTGTGTCACGCGTCTTTCAAGAAGGCGGTGGCTTTCCGAAACAAGCCCTGGACACATCACAAAACTTCAAGAACCAGCACGAACAACCCAAGGCTCAGTTGGGCTTTGCGGAGTATCACAAGAAGAACGCAATGGAGCGGTTGCGACACATGATTGACACCAGCGGAGAGGTCGAGCGCGTCATGACAGACGTCTTCTTGGAGTACCCAAACCGAGAATTTAACGACGACTCGTTCCTCTCGAAGCCGAATGCGGCGTACGACTGGATGAACTTTCTCGACACCTGCTCGTCACGCACATTTGGAAGTCAGGAGTGGGAATTGGCGCCGTACCTGAGCCAACCGATCTTGGCCTGCCACAGCTTGTTCGCCTCGTCCAAGCGACATCAAGTCAACAAAGGCTACGACAGAAAATGGGGCGCCACAGAGGAGGACAGCGAGCCTCCCGTGCCGTTCTCGGGCCCCCGAGCTGATTATGCCGCCTTTGAAGCGCAGAAGCAGAACAGGGCCATGCTCCAGGCCATCCAGGCGCAGCTTACGCCCACGCTGGGGCGGTCCTTCCGGAGCGCTGAAGACATCTCGACCGAGTTCATGCCGTACTTGGTCCGGATGGTGTCGCCGGACGTCAAGCCGGTAGTCattggcggcagcggcatcaGCACGGCTAGCGTGCGGAAAGAGACGGAGAAGATCATGGTCAAGCGGGCGGCGGAGATTATGGCGGAGGTCGGGATCGAGATGCAGAAGGGCAAGATCGAGACGGATTCGTTGGTTAATAGGGGGCCGCAGTGGGTGTACCGCATGGAACC TGATCTCGATGCCCTTGCGGTGTACGAGACGGCAGGGAACCTGGTACTCTCCAGCCAAGCACCGACCCGATACGCCGTCCGCCAGGTGCTAGACCAGGAACTACAAAAGACCATTATCTTACGCGAAGCCGCGGCCCGCCAGGCGCGCTTCAAGGTTGGTGGACCACTGGGAGGGGCAGAGGATACACCTtcgcagcagcaacaacggGCGGATAAGGAGAACATGATCAAGGAGCAGGAGAGGATCCTCGCGTCGAGCGTGAAGAAGGACTTTTTCGGGCGTGTGATTCCTGCAAGACCGCTGGGCGAGATGGATGGCAACgccaagaggaagaagacgcACGATCACCACGAGGGCGGGAAGAGTGATAACAAGGTCTGGGTTACGTACCATGAAGGATTGAATAATGCTGTCAGGAAGCCGATTTCGTTGCTGGAGTTTATGAAGGGTTTGTAG